A single window of [Clostridium] hylemonae DSM 15053 DNA harbors:
- a CDS encoding ABC transporter permease, translated as MENEKMIRVKGEERAAGSVIMKLLLRPSTPSIVFSVILIVVFSAAAGSFLSFDNIQAILIQTVVIGIMAIALNFVILLGEIDISVGSQLAVCAYVFGYVVSWSDSLALGLVAAMSAGGILGLINGLLVAKLNLSSFIVTLATQNVLRGILLVYAGGGALNLTAEHRTLGIGTFLGINISVYVFLLVFIICAMLSRHTVWGRDVFAVGGNQRAAVMAGLPVINTYLKAYVLLGVCCGLTGGIFLCQIGQLQAAIANGYEMRVIAAVAIGGTSMAGGRGSALSPLVGSILIGIILNGMSVMAVPSTFESLVLGAIILLAVAVDAVRHKVVNKHYE; from the coding sequence ATGGAAAATGAAAAAATGATAAGGGTGAAGGGGGAAGAACGTGCAGCCGGTTCTGTGATAATGAAGCTGCTTCTCCGTCCATCGACGCCTTCTATTGTGTTTTCTGTAATTTTAATTGTCGTGTTTTCAGCGGCAGCAGGTAGTTTTTTATCTTTTGACAATATACAGGCTATTTTAATACAGACAGTAGTTATAGGGATCATGGCCATTGCCCTCAATTTTGTGATACTGCTCGGCGAGATTGATATATCTGTAGGATCACAGCTGGCTGTATGCGCGTATGTGTTTGGATATGTTGTCTCGTGGTCAGACTCATTGGCGCTGGGACTGGTCGCGGCTATGTCGGCAGGAGGGATCCTGGGGCTTATAAACGGATTATTAGTAGCAAAGCTCAATCTGTCATCATTTATTGTCACACTTGCTACACAGAATGTTCTTCGCGGTATCCTGCTCGTGTATGCAGGAGGAGGCGCCCTGAATCTGACTGCTGAGCACAGAACACTCGGGATCGGGACATTTCTTGGCATTAATATATCAGTTTATGTTTTTCTTCTCGTGTTTATTATCTGTGCAATGCTGAGCAGGCATACGGTGTGGGGGCGCGACGTATTTGCAGTCGGGGGGAATCAAAGAGCTGCCGTTATGGCAGGGCTGCCGGTCATAAATACATATTTAAAAGCATATGTGCTGCTCGGAGTCTGCTGCGGTCTTACCGGAGGCATTTTCCTCTGCCAGATAGGACAGCTTCAGGCAGCCATTGCAAATGGCTATGAGATGCGGGTCATCGCCGCAGTGGCCATCGGCGGAACGTCCATGGCCGGCGGCAGAGGTTCTGCTTTATCACCCCTTGTGGGTTCCATATTGATAGGTATTATTTTAAATGGGATGTCTGTGATGGCAGTACCGTCTACGTTTGAATCTCTTGTACTGGGGGCAATTATATTATTGGCTGTTGCAGTGGATGCAGTACGGCATAAGGTGGTGAACAAACATTATGAATAA
- a CDS encoding ABC transporter permease, translating into MNKFQTFIRKDSARICMLLLIIVVECIVFSSTGYFFTASNIFDALRASVEIGLAALGMTFVIMTTGIDLSVGSLLALVSVTIGFTYQAGCPFVLSLLLGLLVGIAGGAFNGALIVYGRLHPFVVTLGTFSFYRGIAYAATNAGAVSVFPDGYALAGRAYILGVVPVQVVVFVVLTILIWILSKKTPFGTYVTAMGYNEEAARFSGVQIRKIKMLVYILIGFLVAAAAIIYTSRVSTARGNAAIGMELNVIAAVVLGGTDIKGGKGTIAGTFLGVVILAFLKNGLAMLSIRGDWALCVTGIVLLLGILLNRALEVRQE; encoded by the coding sequence ATGAATAAATTCCAGACATTTATCAGAAAGGATTCGGCACGTATTTGTATGCTTCTGCTGATCATTGTTGTCGAATGCATTGTATTTTCCAGCACGGGATATTTCTTTACAGCCAGTAATATATTCGATGCGCTCAGAGCATCCGTGGAGATCGGATTGGCGGCGCTTGGTATGACGTTTGTCATAATGACGACAGGCATTGATCTGTCTGTCGGTTCGCTGCTGGCGCTTGTATCTGTGACTATCGGCTTTACCTATCAGGCAGGCTGTCCATTTGTGCTCTCACTTCTGCTTGGACTTCTGGTCGGGATTGCAGGAGGAGCCTTTAACGGAGCTCTTATCGTATACGGAAGGCTCCATCCATTTGTAGTAACGCTCGGGACGTTTTCTTTCTACAGAGGTATCGCCTATGCGGCTACAAACGCAGGAGCGGTTTCTGTCTTTCCCGATGGCTATGCTTTAGCCGGAAGGGCATATATTCTGGGTGTCGTGCCAGTGCAGGTAGTCGTATTTGTTGTGCTCACGATCCTTATCTGGATCCTGAGCAAAAAGACGCCGTTCGGGACTTATGTGACAGCCATGGGATATAACGAGGAGGCGGCCAGATTTTCTGGTGTGCAGATAAGAAAAATCAAAATGCTTGTGTACATACTGATCGGATTTCTTGTGGCAGCCGCGGCCATTATATACACTTCGCGGGTATCAACGGCAAGGGGAAATGCTGCTATCGGAATGGAGCTGAACGTGATCGCGGCAGTGGTACTTGGAGGGACGGATATTAAGGGAGGAAAAGGGACTATCGCAGGAACCTTTCTCGGGGTTGTCATACTGGCCTTTTTGAAAAATGGCCTGGCTATGCTTTCTATCCGGGGAGACTGGGCGCTGTGCGTGACAGGTATCGTCTTACTGCTTGGCATCCTTTTGAACCGGGCGCTGGAGGTCCGGCAAGAATAG
- a CDS encoding substrate-binding domain-containing protein, whose amino-acid sequence MKKRMLSMVLITALLLCGLAGCTTEKAGGASGDKKDEGKSQEKVTIGMCPKFTSDPYMVAAGEGAQEACDELGYTLDFNGPVNADIAAQSDIIDQWTQKKYTAITISANDADALSPAMKAAQDAGIYTSAWDADVNADSRELFLNQVTFEGMGKTMVDMMVEEAGSSGDFLVVTAVLTAPNQNAWIEEMKKYMEANYPDMKIVDILAGDEDLAKSRDVTLNYLRSHPETKGVFAVTGMASPGVCEAIEQLDLVGKVAVTGLGVPSLIKDYLKKGTINQCCLWSPYDIGYGAMYLAKTQIDGKLDEAKEQGYIEAGRLGKLEFIDKDKGIVLLGDPLIFTKDNVDDYDF is encoded by the coding sequence ATGAAAAAGAGAATGTTGTCAATGGTACTAATAACGGCGCTGCTTCTTTGCGGGCTGGCAGGCTGTACGACGGAAAAAGCCGGTGGCGCGTCCGGAGACAAAAAAGATGAAGGAAAAAGTCAGGAGAAAGTGACGATAGGAATGTGCCCTAAATTTACAAGCGATCCATATATGGTCGCGGCTGGAGAAGGAGCACAGGAGGCCTGTGATGAACTTGGGTATACGCTGGACTTTAACGGCCCTGTTAACGCGGATATTGCAGCACAGTCAGATATCATTGACCAGTGGACACAGAAAAAATATACGGCCATAACCATTTCGGCCAATGATGCGGATGCACTGTCGCCGGCCATGAAAGCAGCGCAGGACGCGGGAATATACACATCTGCATGGGACGCAGATGTAAACGCAGATTCCAGAGAATTATTCCTTAATCAGGTCACGTTTGAGGGCATGGGGAAAACCATGGTAGATATGATGGTAGAAGAGGCTGGCAGTTCCGGCGATTTCCTCGTTGTAACGGCGGTACTTACAGCACCGAATCAAAATGCATGGATAGAAGAGATGAAAAAGTATATGGAAGCCAACTATCCGGACATGAAAATTGTAGATATTTTGGCGGGAGATGAAGATCTTGCCAAGAGCCGTGATGTGACGTTGAATTATCTGAGAAGCCATCCGGAAACAAAAGGAGTATTTGCCGTGACAGGAATGGCAAGCCCTGGAGTATGTGAAGCGATCGAACAGCTTGACCTGGTAGGAAAGGTTGCCGTAACAGGTCTTGGAGTGCCAAGTCTTATCAAAGACTATTTGAAAAAAGGGACGATCAACCAGTGCTGTCTGTGGAGCCCATATGATATAGGATATGGCGCGATGTATCTTGCGAAGACACAGATCGATGGGAAGCTTGACGAGGCAAAAGAACAGGGATACATTGAGGCGGGCCGCTTAGGAAAGCTGGAATTTATTGACAAAGATAAGGGAATCGTACTGCTGGGTGATCCTTTGATCTTTACGAAAGATAATGTGGATGATTATGATTTCTAA
- a CDS encoding Gfo/Idh/MocA family protein, translating to MKETLNFALIGHMFMGRAHSHALNDVGMFMKDLKIRPVLKTICGIGDGLEDTKERFHWEKSETDWHKVMSDPEIDVVSIAVPGFLHKEIAVEAARNGKHILCEKPLARDYTEALAMFQAANENNVLHMVNFNYRRIPAVALAKQMIEEGQLGEIVSYKGFYQQDWALSGAPMSWRYKSEMVGKGPLEMGIHITDMAQWLVGGITEVVSVMDTVVKERGTADGGTDVVTNDDNTVWLAKFENGVMGIFEASRAHMGRKNFQWFEVNGTKGSLRFELERMNELNVYLSNDGEDRRGFRNIIVTEEMHKYIKNWWPAGHMLGWEHTVLHQYYEFLKAVEGEYMPRPSFEDGMKAQRVLDAVVRSAEEKRWVAIAEIKGREEPGIRR from the coding sequence ATGAAAGAGACTTTGAATTTTGCACTTATTGGACACATGTTTATGGGAAGGGCGCACAGTCATGCTCTCAATGATGTTGGGATGTTTATGAAAGATCTGAAGATCCGTCCTGTATTGAAGACGATATGCGGTATCGGAGACGGGCTTGAAGATACGAAGGAACGTTTTCACTGGGAAAAAAGTGAAACGGACTGGCACAAGGTAATGAGTGATCCGGAGATTGATGTTGTAAGCATTGCCGTGCCGGGGTTTCTTCACAAAGAAATTGCTGTAGAAGCGGCCAGAAACGGTAAACACATACTCTGTGAAAAACCATTGGCCCGTGATTATACGGAAGCTCTTGCCATGTTTCAGGCTGCAAATGAGAATAATGTGCTGCATATGGTTAATTTTAATTACCGAAGGATTCCTGCCGTTGCGCTGGCAAAACAGATGATCGAGGAAGGCCAGCTTGGTGAGATTGTAAGCTACAAAGGGTTTTACCAGCAGGACTGGGCATTGTCTGGAGCCCCCATGTCCTGGAGGTATAAAAGTGAGATGGTCGGAAAAGGACCACTTGAAATGGGGATACATATAACGGATATGGCACAGTGGCTCGTCGGTGGAATCACAGAAGTGGTGTCTGTCATGGATACGGTAGTGAAAGAACGCGGTACTGCGGACGGCGGTACAGATGTAGTGACAAATGATGATAATACGGTCTGGCTTGCAAAGTTTGAAAATGGCGTTATGGGTATATTTGAGGCGTCAAGAGCACATATGGGACGGAAAAATTTTCAGTGGTTTGAGGTGAACGGAACAAAAGGCTCCCTCAGATTTGAGCTGGAGCGGATGAACGAACTCAATGTATATCTGAGCAATGACGGCGAAGACCGCAGAGGCTTCCGTAATATTATCGTGACAGAAGAGATGCACAAGTATATAAAAAACTGGTGGCCGGCAGGGCATATGCTCGGATGGGAACACACGGTGCTGCATCAGTATTACGAATTTCTTAAGGCAGTGGAAGGGGAATACATGCCAAGGCCAAGCTTTGAAGACGGTATGAAAGCACAAAGGGTGCTGGATGCAGTTGTGAGATCTGCAGAGGAGAAACGCTGGGTGGCCATAGCGGAGATCAAAGGCAGAGAAGAGCCCGGGATAAGGAGGTAA
- a CDS encoding sugar phosphate isomerase/epimerase family protein, with product MHLTLMTDSLGKLSFEEMLDTAAMLGIETLEIPTGGYSNAPHMDIDRLLESRQAREDYMRAIESRGLRLEVLNCNGNQLSPDPQGEKDARLVEKTFRLAQLLGVEKIAMMSGLPGGGPGAKYANWVTCCWPPVMLEMLEYQWNEAGIPYWENTVKLAEQCGIKKIALEVHPTQIVYNVPTLLKLRQAVGPMIGANLDPSHLFFMGMDPVEAAKALGRERAVYHVHAKDTHIERDVADLNGNHETAAYLSTPAYERSWTYCALGYGHDVFWWKRYLMTLLEFGYDGPLSLEIEDVVMPSVIATAKSADLLKEAMPRDYTRDFPAHLLEIKGLGFDI from the coding sequence ATGCATTTAACATTGATGACGGACAGCCTCGGAAAGCTGTCCTTTGAGGAAATGCTGGATACGGCTGCAATGCTCGGAATCGAAACACTGGAGATTCCCACAGGAGGATATTCCAATGCGCCGCACATGGACATTGACAGACTGCTGGAGAGCAGACAGGCCAGAGAAGATTATATGAGAGCGATCGAAAGCAGGGGACTGAGACTCGAGGTATTGAACTGCAACGGCAACCAGCTGTCCCCGGATCCGCAGGGGGAGAAGGATGCCAGGCTCGTTGAGAAGACATTCCGTCTCGCGCAGCTGCTTGGCGTGGAGAAAATAGCCATGATGTCAGGCCTGCCGGGCGGCGGTCCCGGAGCGAAGTATGCCAACTGGGTCACCTGCTGCTGGCCGCCTGTTATGCTGGAGATGCTGGAGTATCAGTGGAATGAGGCAGGGATACCTTATTGGGAGAATACAGTGAAACTGGCAGAGCAGTGCGGCATAAAAAAGATCGCGCTGGAAGTGCATCCGACACAGATCGTCTATAATGTGCCCACATTGCTGAAGCTGAGGCAGGCTGTCGGTCCGATGATCGGCGCCAACCTGGATCCGAGCCATCTTTTTTTCATGGGCATGGATCCGGTCGAGGCAGCGAAAGCGCTCGGAAGGGAGCGGGCAGTCTACCATGTACACGCCAAAGACACCCATATCGAGAGGGACGTAGCTGATTTGAACGGGAATCATGAGACAGCGGCTTATTTGAGCACACCGGCATATGAGCGCTCCTGGACATACTGCGCGCTCGGATATGGACATGATGTGTTCTGGTGGAAACGTTATCTCATGACACTGCTGGAATTTGGCTATGACGGACCCCTCAGTCTGGAGATAGAAGACGTAGTAATGCCAAGTGTGATCGCCACGGCCAAATCAGCAGATTTGTTAAAAGAGGCGATGCCCCGTGATTATACGAGAGACTTTCCGGCGCATCTGCTGGAAATTAAAGGGCTTGGGTTTGATATCTGA
- a CDS encoding Uma2 family endonuclease, producing the protein MDIESLIRRKKELGITNQQLAQISGISLGTVNKIFSGATRSPQNDTMNALVSALGLDFYQYRPGSRADVICEPSSAYQMDTNSGIYTLDDYDSLPVEVRAELIDGYLVFMEAPSVRHQEIIGELYYCIRHHIKKAKGSCKVILSPVDVQLDNDDRTVVQPDLLIVCDRGKSDGHRIHGAPDYVAEVVSAGSRKRDYLVKLNKYWTAGVREYWIIDPDGRKVTVYEFGEQEENFQMQTYTFQDKIPVSTCTGLVIDFSELDL; encoded by the coding sequence ATGGATATAGAGAGTCTGATCAGGCGGAAAAAAGAGCTTGGGATCACGAATCAGCAGCTGGCGCAGATCTCCGGCATATCGCTTGGAACTGTCAATAAAATATTCAGCGGTGCAACGAGATCACCGCAGAATGACACGATGAACGCGCTTGTGTCAGCGCTTGGCCTGGATTTTTATCAGTATCGTCCAGGTTCCCGTGCGGACGTAATATGCGAGCCGTCCTCTGCTTACCAAATGGACACGAACTCCGGCATATATACGCTGGATGATTACGACAGCCTGCCGGTTGAAGTTCGTGCCGAGCTGATCGATGGTTATCTTGTTTTTATGGAAGCGCCTTCTGTGAGACATCAGGAGATCATCGGAGAGCTTTATTATTGCATCCGCCATCATATCAAGAAAGCAAAAGGAAGCTGCAAAGTTATTTTATCCCCGGTAGATGTGCAGCTTGACAACGACGACAGGACGGTCGTCCAGCCGGATCTGCTCATTGTTTGTGACCGTGGAAAGAGTGACGGACACAGGATCCACGGGGCGCCGGATTATGTGGCAGAAGTAGTTTCCGCGGGCAGCCGGAAGCGGGATTACCTTGTGAAGCTGAACAAATACTGGACGGCCGGGGTGAGAGAATACTGGATCATAGATCCGGACGGCAGGAAGGTTACGGTATACGAGTTCGGGGAGCAGGAAGAGAATTTTCAGATGCAGACGTATACCTTTCAGGATAAGATACCGGTAAGTACATGCACCGGTCTGGTCATTGATTTTTCAGAGCTGGATCTTTAA
- a CDS encoding transketolase — translation MSKALQDFRQLRKKTEELRYNLTAMMACAGSGHPGGSLSVLEILTTLYYGGVMRYDAEDPGAKWRDRFVMSKGHASPALYVILADLGYFPGEKLKEFDADDSMLPKHCNRLKTPGIEASTGALGQGFSMALGMALAGHMDKKEHRVFCVLGDGECQSGEVWEAAMAAAKYGLDQFKVVIDNNRLQIDGFTDDIMPLGDLKAKWEAFGWHAEVCGGHDLQALRKSFDNMDRVKGRPQVLIADTVKGKGVSFMENEADWHSRKMTKAEGASALREISRAYEEFGGSIDDFILFLTPEELKKLKDA, via the coding sequence ATGAGCAAAGCTTTACAGGATTTCAGACAGCTTAGAAAAAAGACAGAAGAACTGCGCTATAACCTTACTGCCATGATGGCGTGTGCAGGCTCCGGCCATCCCGGAGGCTCATTGTCGGTGCTGGAGATTTTGACTACGCTGTATTACGGAGGAGTGATGAGATACGACGCGGAAGATCCCGGCGCAAAGTGGAGAGACCGGTTTGTAATGTCGAAGGGACATGCCAGCCCTGCGCTGTATGTGATACTGGCGGATCTGGGATACTTCCCGGGGGAAAAGCTAAAAGAATTTGACGCCGACGACAGCATGCTGCCAAAACACTGCAACAGGCTTAAGACTCCGGGGATCGAGGCATCCACAGGAGCGCTCGGGCAGGGCTTTTCCATGGCGCTTGGCATGGCGCTCGCCGGACATATGGATAAGAAAGAGCACAGAGTATTCTGTGTGCTCGGCGACGGAGAATGTCAGTCGGGCGAAGTGTGGGAGGCTGCCATGGCGGCCGCAAAGTACGGGCTTGATCAGTTTAAGGTGGTCATAGACAATAACAGGCTGCAGATCGACGGATTTACTGATGATATCATGCCGCTCGGCGATCTGAAAGCGAAGTGGGAAGCATTTGGCTGGCACGCTGAAGTCTGCGGCGGACATGACCTGCAGGCGCTGAGAAAGTCCTTTGACAACATGGACAGGGTAAAAGGCCGCCCTCAGGTACTCATTGCCGATACGGTAAAGGGAAAGGGCGTTTCATTTATGGAGAATGAGGCGGACTGGCACAGCAGGAAGATGACGAAGGCGGAAGGCGCGTCCGCATTGAGAGAGATAAGCAGGGCGTATGAGGAATTCGGAGGCAGCATTGATGATTTTATCCTGTTTTTGACTCCGGAAGAACTGAAGAAACTGAAAGACGCATAG
- a CDS encoding transketolase family protein, with amino-acid sequence MNEAVQKERSLISKEIFGKVITALGKEKENIVVCDTDLMRCFGTKAFSEQFPSRHINFGIAEQNCMAAAAGLALSGKNVFASSFANFASKRACDQVSIAVAYNRANVKVCGLYAGLTAEKNGGTHIGVEDVALMRSIPDLCVIEPADTYELEAVTRFLAEYEGPVYFRQPKMYIRSVYEEVPDFELGKGVTLRGGSDAAVIACGITAGIAVDAAQLLQKEGIDVRVINMPTIKPLDEEIIQEAAVQTGRIVTCENHSVIGGLGSAAAEVLAGMKEKAVLHRMGIQDTFGVTASLDYQLKKNGLTAENIAAEIKGMLAD; translated from the coding sequence ATGAACGAAGCGGTACAAAAAGAACGTTCCCTGATCAGTAAAGAAATCTTCGGGAAGGTGATCACCGCGCTTGGAAAAGAGAAGGAGAATATCGTAGTCTGTGACACAGACCTGATGAGATGTTTCGGCACAAAAGCATTTTCAGAACAATTTCCGTCCCGGCATATCAATTTTGGCATCGCGGAGCAGAACTGCATGGCAGCGGCGGCGGGCCTCGCCCTTTCCGGTAAAAATGTATTTGCCAGCTCATTTGCCAATTTTGCTTCTAAAAGGGCATGTGACCAGGTGAGCATAGCGGTCGCCTACAACAGGGCCAATGTGAAGGTGTGCGGCTTATATGCAGGCCTGACGGCGGAAAAGAACGGAGGGACCCATATCGGTGTAGAGGATGTGGCTCTGATGAGGAGTATTCCCGATCTGTGCGTCATAGAACCGGCAGATACGTATGAACTGGAAGCGGTCACAAGGTTCCTGGCCGAGTATGAAGGACCGGTATATTTCCGTCAGCCGAAGATGTACATAAGAAGCGTATATGAGGAAGTGCCGGATTTTGAACTTGGGAAAGGGGTGACGCTGCGCGGCGGAAGTGACGCGGCCGTCATCGCCTGCGGCATCACGGCAGGCATCGCCGTGGATGCGGCACAACTGCTTCAAAAGGAAGGGATCGATGTGCGCGTCATAAACATGCCGACCATCAAGCCGCTCGATGAGGAGATCATCCAGGAAGCCGCTGTTCAGACAGGACGCATCGTAACGTGTGAAAACCACAGTGTGATCGGCGGGCTCGGAAGTGCTGCGGCGGAGGTGCTCGCAGGCATGAAGGAAAAGGCGGTACTTCACAGAATGGGTATCCAGGACACCTTTGGCGTGACGGCATCGCTCGATTACCAGTTGAAGAAGAACGGTCTTACAGCAGAAAATATAGCGGCTGAGATAAAGGGAATGCTGGCGGACTAA
- a CDS encoding zinc-dependent alcohol dehydrogenase: MKSLDAFMYGPKDLRLEEITVPELKSTQILVKVHASGICGSDVECYLGHSKEGRYDLGAYTPGHEWCGEVTAVGSDVISLKVGDRVTGECANSCNRCDICKEGINNSYCTNWNEVGFMPSAPGGMGEYLVGEEQFCYKIPDNMTYVEGALVEPCSVAYYSIYGRDGYVARTDDCVIFGAGAIGLFAATICKAAGAKVIVVEPIEFRRKMAEEVVGADVTINPFEEDVEKKVLEHTDGKGASFVVECTGSDAGVSTTVDVARPHARIRFIGHSIGRKIPIEIGKAIWKGLNLQGSAGQPWFFTKTIKFMGRVKEEIDFTKFITAYYPLEEIQDAFDRAIEHKDEAVKVMILANEEKEKLEELRKGTR, encoded by the coding sequence ATGAAATCTTTAGATGCATTTATGTATGGACCAAAGGACTTGAGACTTGAGGAGATCACTGTGCCGGAACTGAAGTCCACACAGATTCTCGTAAAAGTCCACGCTTCAGGGATATGCGGTTCTGACGTGGAGTGTTATCTCGGCCATTCCAAAGAGGGCAGATACGATCTGGGGGCTTACACGCCGGGACATGAGTGGTGCGGTGAAGTGACGGCTGTCGGTTCCGATGTCATCTCGCTCAAAGTAGGAGACCGTGTGACTGGAGAGTGCGCTAATTCCTGCAACCGCTGTGATATCTGCAAGGAGGGGATCAACAACTCCTACTGCACGAACTGGAATGAGGTCGGCTTCATGCCTTCCGCGCCGGGAGGCATGGGAGAATACCTTGTAGGTGAAGAGCAGTTCTGTTATAAGATTCCGGACAATATGACCTACGTGGAAGGCGCGCTTGTGGAACCGTGTTCTGTGGCCTACTACAGTATCTACGGAAGAGACGGTTATGTGGCGCGCACAGATGACTGTGTGATCTTCGGAGCGGGCGCCATCGGTCTTTTTGCCGCCACGATCTGTAAGGCGGCCGGGGCGAAAGTCATCGTGGTGGAGCCTATTGAATTCCGGCGTAAAATGGCAGAGGAAGTGGTCGGAGCGGACGTGACTATCAATCCGTTTGAAGAAGATGTGGAAAAGAAAGTGCTCGAGCACACGGACGGGAAAGGGGCCAGCTTTGTCGTGGAATGTACCGGAAGTGATGCGGGCGTGAGCACCACAGTGGACGTGGCAAGGCCCCACGCGAGGATCCGCTTTATCGGACACTCCATCGGACGCAAGATCCCGATCGAAATCGGAAAGGCCATCTGGAAGGGGCTGAACCTCCAGGGAAGCGCCGGACAGCCGTGGTTCTTTACGAAGACGATCAAATTTATGGGACGGGTAAAGGAGGAGATCGACTTTACAAAGTTCATCACAGCATATTATCCGCTGGAGGAGATCCAGGATGCGTTTGACCGTGCGATCGAGCATAAGGATGAAGCGGTCAAGGTCATGATCCTGGCAAACGAGGAGAAAGAAAAACTGGAAGAACTCAGAAAAGGCACAAGATAA
- the iolN gene encoding 3-dehydro-scyllo-inosose hydrolase, whose protein sequence is MADYGSSIWLTTEHPAISFENTKVGQLKKKIWDMNEEEVDELLKERYEIPAPSEIGVADTYIQTTPRWKVVEKRKKNDVVLVPVGCTECHGMHTVSALDTFQCQSIVEGVRRATAKDGREVSLAYNPLPYGAHPYHHLGMPGTVMVPQRVAVEVLVATMLGLWNDGFRKQIYINNHGQLWVLETALHEFLYRYQLPCIIQVMDWHRAIREFFYPGAKEDMVKTPFVHADECETSVGMLCFPEGMVDLSHADETHPKSYFEPGRFDNSTDSFHRPQRWSETEMTSPITYKGTPEGVVGSPAIAEARKAKRPILAACEYLTFCVDEILDAFPPGTVPPTEEVTHRTDEEMEAYLKEPGSEGWRSVYGLPRVGME, encoded by the coding sequence ATGGCAGACTATGGCAGCAGCATTTGGCTGACAACGGAACACCCGGCGATCTCATTTGAAAATACGAAGGTCGGACAGTTAAAGAAGAAAATATGGGATATGAATGAAGAGGAAGTAGACGAGCTGTTGAAAGAACGCTATGAGATCCCCGCTCCGTCGGAGATTGGCGTTGCAGATACATACATCCAGACGACGCCGAGATGGAAGGTCGTGGAGAAGAGAAAGAAAAATGATGTGGTGCTCGTGCCGGTAGGGTGTACGGAATGCCATGGCATGCATACCGTATCTGCACTGGATACATTCCAGTGCCAGTCTATCGTGGAGGGAGTCCGCCGCGCGACAGCCAAAGACGGCCGTGAAGTGAGCCTGGCGTACAATCCGCTTCCGTACGGGGCGCATCCGTACCATCATCTTGGCATGCCCGGCACAGTGATGGTGCCGCAGAGGGTGGCGGTTGAAGTGCTCGTGGCGACTATGCTCGGCCTGTGGAACGATGGATTCCGCAAACAGATATATATCAACAATCACGGACAGCTCTGGGTGCTTGAGACGGCGCTCCATGAGTTCTTATACCGCTATCAGCTTCCTTGTATCATTCAGGTGATGGACTGGCACCGGGCGATCCGCGAATTTTTCTATCCCGGGGCAAAAGAGGATATGGTAAAGACACCGTTCGTCCATGCGGACGAATGTGAGACATCTGTCGGGATGCTCTGCTTCCCGGAGGGGATGGTAGACTTAAGCCATGCCGACGAGACACATCCAAAGAGCTACTTTGAGCCGGGAAGGTTTGACAATTCTACAGACAGCTTCCACCGTCCTCAGAGGTGGAGTGAGACAGAGATGACTTCACCGATCACATATAAGGGGACGCCGGAGGGCGTAGTGGGAAGCCCGGCGATCGCGGAGGCGAGAAAGGCAAAACGGCCGATACTGGCGGCATGTGAATATCTCACCTTCTGTGTAGATGAGATCCTGGATGCGTTCCCGCCGGGGACAGTACCGCCGACGGAAGAGGTGACCCACCGCACGGACGAGGAGATGGAAGCATATCTGAAAGAGCCGGGTTCCGAAGGGTGGCGCTCTGTATACGGTCTTCCAAGAGTCGGAATGGAATAA